The sequence TGGACTAAAAACCTTTGTAAGAGAGGGGGGCAATCTCATCGATCGTCTTTGAATCGATTCGCGTGATCTCTACTCCCAACTCTTGAAGATGATTGAGGACGATCTTCTCCATCGTCACACTCGCTTCTGCCACCTCTTTTGAGAGATCAAAGGCCGTCTCACTCCCAATGATCGAAGGGATTACTCCCACGATTTTCACAGGGGGTAGATCGCCATTAACCTCAGTCATCCGAAGAGTCTGAAGCATCTCCACCTCATGCGCGCTTCCTTGCCAAGTGATCACATTAGGGACATTGTCAAAATCAAAGAAGTAGACCTCTCCGATTTTTCCTCCGCCTGCGTCCACGCAATCAATAACAATCACATAATCATAGGAGGTGATGAGAGGGATGAGGAGTTGCGCGAGTGTGCCCCCATCGATCACATCGACTTGGTGGGGGCCTTCAAAACGATAATTTACTTTGAGGAGGTTGGAGAGATGCACCCCAATCCCCTCATCGCCAAATAGGATATTCCCTATTCCTAAAACCAATATCTTCAAAGCACTGTTTCTTTAAAGAAGATTAATAGTGTTTTTTGTGGTATCGGAAACCACTAAAAATTGAATCAATTCCGCCATTAGGATAGCGCGCGGAGTTCCATGTCGCCATATAGATGTGGACAGGAATAAAAATCACAAACGCCCAAGTGGTGATATGGTGGATGGCTCGCACATTGGCCAACCCTCCAAACATCACTTCAAGAGGTTTAAAGATTGCAAAAAGAATCGCCCCTAGTCCATCATGATAGACATTATAGTAGAGGATGATTCCCGTGACAGAGATGAGCAGGATAAGCACCATCAAGCCCATATAGGCTGCTAGCTGAACGGGATTGTAAACCCCTTTGAGATGGGGGTGAGGTCCAAGAAGCATATAGTTTCTTAGTTGCCTAAACCATGTCAAAGGATTGATGAGATCCCAAAAAGAGGCTCGCTCAACCCTGCACCCTTTGTCAAAGATAAAGAGGTAGACTCTAAAAATAGTCACCGCAATAAGGGCAAAGCCAAAAATCTGATGCCAGCTTCGAGCCAAAGCGTACATGAAATTGGTCGGCTCAGAGTTCTTGATCGGCGTTAGGAACGGATAGGCAATATAAAAACCCGTCACGATCAGCACGAAAATGGCAATAGCCCTGATCCAGTGGAACCAGCGAGTGAGAGCTGTAAACTCCAACTCTCGCTCAAAAGTCCCCTCGGTATTCGCTCTGTTTTCCATGAGAAACTCCTTTAAAGGTTGCAACCCACCGTGATAGGATCGACTCGATATTGACTTAGCTCGTTGCCCTTGGTATCCATGACATGAACCGCGCAGGCGATGCAGGGGTCAAAAGAGTGAATCACTCGGATGATCTCTAAAGGCTGAGAAAGATCTTGCAACTTCATGCCAACCAACGAGGCTTCATAAGGTCCTTTGGTTCCATTAGCATCTCTAGGGCCTGCGTTCCAAGTGGAGGGAACGACCGCTTGATAGTTTTGAATGACACCATTTTTGATTCTCACCCAGTGGCTTAGCACGCCTCGGGGCACTGTCCCCATGTATCGACCTTTGTATTCTTTGTTTTTGTCGATCTTGTAGGTAGTGTAGGTGGATTGATCCACTTTGAGATTGGCGATAAGTGAGTTGAACGCCTCAAAGCCATAGTCGGCTGAAAGTTTACACTCAAGCATCCTAGCCGCCGTTCTTCCAAGCGTGGTGAAGAGCGCTGCCAAAGGAAGTCCTGTATCTTTAAGGAATTGAGTGGCCACCTTCTCGATTCGGGGATTCTTCGCTGCCAAACCAACTACGATCGTCGCCAAAGGTCCAACCTCTAGAGGTTTACCGCCATACCTTGGAGCTTTGATCCAAGTGTATTTGCCCTTCTCGTCAATGACTTTGGTTTTGACCATCGTGCCATCAGGTCCGACTGTCTCCATGTCTTTGAAGCCTGTGTAGTTGGGATCTTGCTGTCCATCATAAGGATGGAGGGCTTTATTCTCTTTATACCAAGCGTGAGTCGCCTCTTCGGTGATAAGATCTTCGTTGATCTCATGAACCTTGGTGATGTCTCCATCCATTACGATTCCCGTGCTATACATCCATTCAGTCTTATTAAGAGGAATCTCTTGATAGGAGTAGAAGTTTTTCACATTGCATCCTCCAAGAACACTTGGCTCGCTCTTGAAGACTTCGGCCGCCATCACCACATCAGCATAATAGGCACGATTGACAAAGTCGGCCACATATTTGTACTTGGTGAGCCAATCCCCTAGTCGACTAGGATCAAGGGCATCCATAACGGAGGTCACACCCCCTACGGTGAGGCTTTGAGGGTGAGGCTGTTTTGCACCCCAAATCGCCATCATCTGCGCCGCTAC comes from Wolinella succinogenes DSM 1740 and encodes:
- the cybH gene encoding Ni/Fe-hydrogenase, b-type cytochrome subunit, coding for MENRANTEGTFERELEFTALTRWFHWIRAIAIFVLIVTGFYIAYPFLTPIKNSEPTNFMYALARSWHQIFGFALIAVTIFRVYLFIFDKGCRVERASFWDLINPLTWFRQLRNYMLLGPHPHLKGVYNPVQLAAYMGLMVLILLISVTGIILYYNVYHDGLGAILFAIFKPLEVMFGGLANVRAIHHITTWAFVIFIPVHIYMATWNSARYPNGGIDSIFSGFRYHKKHY
- a CDS encoding HyaD/HybD family hydrogenase maturation endopeptidase; amino-acid sequence: MKILVLGIGNILFGDEGIGVHLSNLLKVNYRFEGPHQVDVIDGGTLAQLLIPLITSYDYVIVIDCVDAGGGKIGEVYFFDFDNVPNVITWQGSAHEVEMLQTLRMTEVNGDLPPVKIVGVIPSIIGSETAFDLSKEVAEASVTMEKIVLNHLQELGVEITRIDSKTIDEIAPLSYKGF
- a CDS encoding nickel-dependent hydrogenase large subunit, with translation MTKRIVVDPITRIEGHLRIEVVVDENNVIQDAFSTATLWRGLETILKGRDPRDAGFFTQRICGVCTYSHYKAGISAVENALGIKPPLNAELIRSLMSISLILHDHTVHFYHLHGLDWCDITSALKADPVAASKLAFKYSPNPIATGADELTAVQKRVAEFAAKGNLGPFANAYWGHKTYRFSPEQNLIVLSHYLKALEVQRVAAQMMAIWGAKQPHPQSLTVGGVTSVMDALDPSRLGDWLTKYKYVADFVNRAYYADVVMAAEVFKSEPSVLGGCNVKNFYSYQEIPLNKTEWMYSTGIVMDGDITKVHEINEDLITEEATHAWYKENKALHPYDGQQDPNYTGFKDMETVGPDGTMVKTKVIDEKGKYTWIKAPRYGGKPLEVGPLATIVVGLAAKNPRIEKVATQFLKDTGLPLAALFTTLGRTAARMLECKLSADYGFEAFNSLIANLKVDQSTYTTYKIDKNKEYKGRYMGTVPRGVLSHWVRIKNGVIQNYQAVVPSTWNAGPRDANGTKGPYEASLVGMKLQDLSQPLEIIRVIHSFDPCIACAVHVMDTKGNELSQYRVDPITVGCNL